The following coding sequences are from one Capsicum annuum cultivar UCD-10X-F1 chromosome 3, UCD10Xv1.1, whole genome shotgun sequence window:
- the LOC107866079 gene encoding heavy metal-associated isoprenylated plant protein 28, producing the protein MADMQIVLAGKNNVEPQYVEMMVPLYSYGCERKINKALSHIKGIYSVNVDFEQQKVTVWGICNKYDVLATVRSKRKAARFWNPEDNNIEESETDSSSSPPPASGYRIRSTAPPLALIRARSLSWKALKKAFTRTYSF; encoded by the exons ATGGCGGACATGCAGATAGTTCTGGCAGGCAAAAATAACGTAGAACCTCAGTATGTGGAAATGATGGTGCCACTCTACTCTTATGGTTGTGAGAGAAAAATCAACAAGGCTCTTTCCCATATCAAAG GGATATATTCAGTGAACGTAGATTTTGAACAACAGAAGGTGACAGTATGGGGAATATGCAACAAGTATGATGTGCTGGCCACAGTTAGGAGCAAAAGAAAAGCAGCTCGTTTTTGGAATCCAGAAGACAACAACATAGAAGAATCAGAAACAGATTCATCATCAAGCCCACCACCAGCTTCTGGTTATCGAATTAGGTCCACTGCACCACCTTTGGCACTCATAAGGGCTAGATCACTAAGCTGGAAAGCTTTGAAAAAGGCCTTCACTAGAACATATTCATTCTAA